A window of Dromiciops gliroides isolate mDroGli1 chromosome X, mDroGli1.pri, whole genome shotgun sequence contains these coding sequences:
- the LOC122733435 gene encoding sperm acrosome membrane-associated protein 4-like — translation MCPCTSIYLSLVFTFILAPVATAKECYYCDVTVAPHCVGTPMTCGEEEDCFVGRGTAQGFPGIIIKGCIQTISCGWSQSITHLDVTYNLTTYCCPGNLCNVIQPRRAPKPPDAATVAAVVAGLILALLLCWLL, via the coding sequence ATGTGCCCCTGCACATCCATATATTTAAGCCTCGTCTTTACCTTCATCCTGGCCCCCGTGGCTACTGCCAAGGAATGCTACTATTGTGACGTGACAGTGGCACCTCACTGTGTGGGTACCCCTATGACTTGCGGGGAAGAAGAAGACTGCTTTGTTGGACGTGGTACGGCTCAGGGTTTCCCAGGAATTATCATAAAGGGTTGTATACAAACCATCTCCTGTGGCTGGTCGCAATCTATTACCCACCTGGATGTAACCTACAATCTGACAACCTACTGCTGTCCTGGGAACCTGTGTAACGTGATCCAACCTCGCCGGGCCCCCAAGCCGCCAGATgctgctactgttgctgctgTGGTTGCTGGACTCATACTGGCACTTCTTCTCTGTTGGCTGCTGTGA